The Thermoplasmata archaeon genome window below encodes:
- a CDS encoding ribosome biogenesis/translation initiation ATPase RLI encodes MSRIAILLNDRCHPKECQWECAEYCPVNRMGQACIVEGPTGKPIISETLCIGCGICIHKCPFDAIKILNTPEADESEIVHRYGYNGFRLYRLPAPPSKGITGLLGPNGTGKSTALRILAGVEIPNLGDYTKRPEWEAVVEHYRGTTLHAHFQKIARGELRTVVKPQYVDRIADEPMTAEAYVAAGGGEAAPALDSVGLSARAERPLSELSGGELQLAAIARTLATEADLYLFDEPSGYLDIVHRLQIARTLRRLGERKSVLVIEHDLALLDYLADQAHLLYGESSAFGVITRAMPMRTAINTYLQGYLREENVRFRTDPIRFVAHPPKPTTRLDAIVSFPPLEKEFPKFHLSVGAGSLAKGETVGIVGPNATGKTTFVRMLAGVESPTRGAPPASVTVSYKPQYLRATHKASLRERMVALAADPTFDAALFERDLVPGLHLDEVLDVALPDLSGGELQRAAVALALARPAQLYLLDEPSAYLDADERMSMARLIRRQVERQAMSALVVDHDVYFLDIACDALMVFSSRDAGAAGLGEGPFPMREGMNRLLRNIDITFRRDAETLRPRINQEGSALDREQRSAGEYYYEPLS; translated from the coding sequence ATGAGCCGGATCGCCATCCTGCTGAACGACCGCTGTCACCCCAAGGAGTGCCAGTGGGAGTGCGCGGAGTACTGCCCGGTGAACCGAATGGGGCAGGCCTGCATCGTCGAGGGGCCCACCGGCAAGCCGATCATCTCCGAGACCCTGTGCATCGGTTGCGGGATCTGCATCCACAAGTGCCCGTTCGACGCGATCAAGATCCTCAACACCCCCGAGGCGGACGAATCGGAGATCGTGCACCGGTACGGCTACAACGGGTTCCGCCTCTACCGGCTCCCCGCGCCTCCCAGCAAGGGGATCACGGGACTCCTGGGTCCGAACGGAACCGGGAAGTCCACGGCGCTCCGGATTCTCGCCGGTGTCGAGATCCCCAATCTCGGAGACTACACGAAGCGTCCGGAGTGGGAGGCCGTCGTCGAGCATTACCGCGGGACAACCCTGCACGCCCACTTCCAGAAGATCGCTCGGGGCGAGTTGCGCACGGTGGTGAAGCCGCAGTACGTGGATCGGATCGCGGATGAGCCGATGACCGCGGAAGCGTATGTGGCGGCCGGCGGAGGCGAGGCCGCCCCGGCCCTCGACTCGGTCGGGCTGAGCGCGAGGGCCGAACGACCTCTTTCCGAGCTCTCGGGCGGAGAGCTCCAGCTCGCCGCGATCGCGCGGACGCTCGCCACCGAGGCCGATCTCTACCTCTTTGACGAGCCCTCGGGGTACCTCGACATCGTCCATCGCCTCCAGATCGCGCGGACGTTGCGCCGCCTCGGCGAGCGCAAGAGCGTTCTCGTGATCGAACACGACCTCGCGCTGCTCGACTACCTCGCCGACCAGGCGCATCTGCTGTACGGGGAGTCCTCGGCCTTCGGGGTCATCACGCGCGCGATGCCCATGCGCACCGCGATCAACACCTACCTTCAGGGCTACCTGCGGGAGGAGAACGTCCGCTTCCGCACGGACCCGATCCGCTTCGTCGCGCATCCGCCCAAGCCCACGACCCGCCTCGATGCGATCGTGTCGTTTCCCCCACTCGAGAAAGAGTTCCCGAAGTTCCATCTCTCCGTCGGCGCCGGGAGCCTCGCGAAGGGGGAGACCGTGGGAATCGTCGGGCCGAACGCCACCGGCAAGACCACCTTCGTCCGCATGCTCGCCGGGGTCGAATCCCCCACCCGGGGCGCACCTCCGGCCTCGGTGACCGTCAGTTACAAGCCGCAGTACCTCCGCGCGACCCACAAGGCGAGCCTACGCGAGCGGATGGTGGCCCTCGCGGCCGATCCGACGTTCGACGCGGCGCTCTTCGAGCGCGACTTGGTTCCCGGCCTTCACCTGGACGAGGTGCTCGACGTCGCGCTCCCCGATCTCTCGGGCGGAGAGCTCCAACGGGCGGCCGTGGCGCTCGCCCTCGCGCGCCCCGCGCAACTCTATCTTCTGGACGAGCCCTCCGCTTATCTGGACGCCGACGAGCGCATGTCCATGGCGCGCCTGATCCGACGCCAGGTGGAACGCCAAGCGATGTCGGCCCTCGTCGTGGACCACGACGTGTACTTCCTCGACATCGCGTGCGACGCGTTGATGGTCTTCTCCTCCCGCGATGCGGGCGCCGCCGGTCTGGGCGAGGGCCCCTTTCCGATGCGGGAGGGGATGAACCGCCTCCTGCGGAACATCGACATCACCTTCCGCCGCGACGCGGAAACCCTACGCCCGCGGATCAACCAGGAAGGCTCGGCCCTCGATCGAGAGCAGCGGTCGGCGGGCGAGTACTACTACGAACCACTTTCCTGA
- a CDS encoding ABC transporter ATP-binding protein — protein MNPLSPAPTIEIVRVWKRYLPSTTPVDALRDISLTLEPGERVSVAGPSGCGKTTLMNMLGLLDTPTAGEVRWNGRPVGGRSERERAHLRLTGIGFIFQRFYLLPTMTARENIELPMRAAGVDRAERAHRADELLEEVGLAPRAGSFPHQLSGGEEQRVAIARALANRPGLLLADEPTGELDSAATETVLALIDSVGSASGATVVTVTHNPEVAARSHRHITMRDGRVVDDRREE, from the coding sequence ATGAACCCGCTGAGCCCGGCTCCGACCATCGAGATCGTCCGGGTGTGGAAGCGTTACCTTCCTTCGACGACCCCTGTCGATGCCCTCCGAGACATCTCCTTGACCCTCGAACCCGGGGAGCGGGTCAGCGTCGCGGGCCCGAGCGGATGCGGAAAGACGACGCTGATGAACATGCTCGGGCTGCTTGACACCCCGACCGCCGGAGAGGTCCGGTGGAACGGACGGCCCGTCGGAGGGCGCTCCGAGCGAGAGCGGGCCCACCTGCGCCTGACGGGGATTGGATTCATCTTTCAGCGCTTCTACCTACTCCCCACGATGACCGCCCGCGAGAACATCGAACTGCCCATGCGCGCCGCCGGTGTGGACCGGGCCGAGCGTGCCCACCGGGCGGACGAGCTCCTCGAGGAGGTAGGTCTCGCTCCCCGCGCGGGCTCGTTCCCGCATCAGCTCTCCGGCGGAGAGGAACAGCGCGTCGCGATCGCGAGGGCGCTCGCGAACCGTCCGGGCCTCTTGCTCGCGGATGAGCCGACCGGGGAGCTCGACAGCGCAGCGACGGAGACCGTCCTCGCCCTGATCGACTCGGTCGGATCCGCTTCCGGCGCGACCGTCGTGACCGTCACCCACAATCCGGAGGTGGCGGCCCGCTCCCACCGGCACATCACGATGCGGGACGGCCGGGTCGTCGACGATCGTCGGGAGGAGTGA
- a CDS encoding ABC transporter permease has product MRSISWRSPTRHSRLQIVLAAIAIAVAVALPVILVSVGGGVSAHEIAQLQQTGYVISVSSAGMHGVSLSHGLVSEFNAIPRVAASSPVLSVPIDIYAGGITPTAVLAEGVIPDQFTPTLGPSEAGLFPSPLPLGDPTDLIHYANGTYAGPTTLDVLISTPFEAASGIRVGQSIVLSPSANQSLGTAYRVTGVFGVPPSLLGPTGAFAVIVPLSDLQVLTGWARTSATPSSLLDASDTVQVALSGTAENDPSQINAVAAQIQSLVPYYGVTTQLQQAQQLENANAILTGFYLALSSVGLAVGLIFLAIVLIRRVESERRSIGIRRALGLPPRWIAVGILARGEALAAAGIVGGTALGVIVISILAAYGTGAVKQAASLATYDPILLGLIAAGVLALACLASGLAARSAMRLDIVEALR; this is encoded by the coding sequence ATGAGATCGATCTCCTGGCGGAGCCCGACCCGCCACTCCCGCCTACAGATCGTGCTCGCCGCGATCGCGATCGCGGTCGCGGTAGCCCTCCCCGTGATCCTCGTATCGGTGGGCGGAGGAGTGTCGGCGCACGAGATTGCCCAGTTGCAGCAAACCGGGTACGTGATCTCGGTGTCGTCGGCCGGGATGCACGGGGTCTCGTTGTCCCATGGGCTCGTTTCGGAGTTCAATGCGATCCCGCGCGTCGCGGCCTCCTCCCCGGTGCTCAGCGTTCCGATCGACATCTACGCCGGAGGCATCACCCCGACCGCGGTGCTGGCGGAGGGGGTCATCCCCGATCAGTTCACTCCGACCCTCGGCCCATCCGAGGCCGGCCTGTTTCCGTCTCCGCTGCCGCTCGGCGATCCGACCGACCTGATCCACTACGCCAACGGGACGTACGCGGGGCCGACGACCCTCGATGTCCTCATCTCCACCCCGTTCGAGGCCGCGTCGGGCATCCGGGTCGGCCAGTCGATCGTGCTGTCGCCCTCCGCGAATCAGAGCCTCGGTACCGCCTACCGCGTCACCGGGGTGTTCGGAGTCCCGCCATCCCTTCTGGGCCCGACCGGGGCGTTCGCCGTGATCGTTCCCCTGTCCGATCTCCAAGTGCTGACGGGCTGGGCGCGGACGAGCGCGACTCCCTCCTCCCTCCTCGACGCCTCGGACACGGTCCAGGTCGCTCTGAGCGGGACCGCCGAGAACGATCCGTCCCAGATCAATGCGGTCGCCGCTCAGATCCAGTCGCTCGTCCCGTACTACGGCGTCACCACCCAGCTGCAGCAGGCGCAGCAACTCGAGAACGCCAACGCGATCCTGACCGGGTTCTATCTGGCCCTGTCCTCCGTGGGTCTTGCGGTCGGGCTCATCTTTCTCGCCATCGTCCTCATCCGGCGCGTGGAGTCGGAGCGTCGTTCGATCGGGATCCGCCGGGCCCTCGGTCTGCCGCCCCGCTGGATAGCGGTCGGCATTCTCGCCCGCGGAGAGGCTCTCGCGGCGGCCGGGATCGTCGGCGGTACGGCGCTCGGGGTGATCGTGATCTCGATCCTCGCGGCGTACGGGACGGGCGCCGTGAAGCAGGCCGCGTCGCTCGCGACGTACGACCCGATCCTGCTCGGCTTGATCGCGGCCGGCGTGCTGGCGCTCGCCTGCCTCGCGAGCGGCCTCGCCGCGCGCTCGGCGATGCGCCTGGACATCGTGGAGGCGCTGCGATGA
- a CDS encoding FtsX-like permease family protein, with protein MHPAFDAIRRRPGRSSLASLGIGLAAALVVLLLALSSGIQTNSTQLATSSGIDLLSTSANTSLSSSTFPPILQAHPLSKQIPATDSNVEVASPWLLSDLVFGNASLWAAANSSQNGSAIPSAWALTGSGSVGWIPSDNTGIEVPTLYSGPGFTYPGDPHYANGTYNGPATGEVVLDQGLASVMHVDVGDLVWASPSSASGPTQVQGWYAQATGFRVVGISGPFWLLPSAFLGFFYLSELQTMLGSAHASTDYASLILIHLYNASNPSADATRIAGAFPQLSVFTLQSILGAIQDAVSLYRTFGEIVGAIGLVVAALFTTTVVLMSVDDRSREIALRRAIGHTRASVGRMVVEESVLLSLIGLAIGLPLAFLATNALNIILLQRVSGLPAGFSFVSFDFGVIGTGVAIVVAIGLVAGIAPAARAMQLPIAEELRAP; from the coding sequence GTGCACCCGGCCTTCGATGCGATCCGGCGAAGACCCGGTCGCTCGAGCCTGGCGTCGCTCGGCATCGGTCTTGCGGCCGCACTGGTCGTCCTCCTCCTCGCCCTTTCCTCGGGCATCCAGACGAACTCGACCCAGCTGGCCACATCGAGCGGCATCGATCTGCTCTCGACGAGCGCGAACACGAGCCTCTCCTCGTCGACCTTCCCCCCCATCCTGCAGGCGCACCCCCTCTCGAAGCAGATCCCGGCGACCGACTCCAACGTCGAGGTCGCGAGCCCGTGGCTCCTCAGCGATCTCGTGTTCGGGAATGCGTCATTATGGGCCGCCGCGAACAGCTCTCAAAACGGCAGCGCGATCCCGAGCGCGTGGGCCCTGACCGGATCGGGATCCGTGGGCTGGATTCCCTCCGACAACACCGGGATCGAGGTCCCGACGCTCTACTCCGGACCCGGGTTCACCTACCCCGGAGATCCCCACTACGCGAACGGGACGTACAACGGCCCCGCGACCGGCGAGGTCGTGCTCGATCAGGGCCTCGCGTCGGTGATGCATGTGGACGTGGGCGACCTCGTGTGGGCGAGCCCATCGTCTGCCTCGGGTCCCACGCAGGTGCAAGGATGGTATGCTCAGGCGACGGGGTTCCGGGTCGTCGGCATCTCGGGGCCCTTCTGGCTTCTGCCATCGGCGTTCCTCGGGTTCTTCTACCTCTCCGAGCTCCAGACGATGCTCGGAAGCGCGCACGCGTCGACGGACTACGCCTCGCTGATCCTCATCCACCTATACAACGCATCCAATCCATCCGCGGACGCGACCCGGATCGCAGGAGCGTTCCCCCAACTGAGCGTCTTCACGCTCCAGAGCATCCTGGGGGCCATCCAGGACGCGGTCTCGCTCTACCGCACGTTCGGGGAGATCGTCGGCGCGATCGGTCTCGTGGTGGCGGCGCTGTTCACGACCACCGTCGTCCTGATGAGCGTTGACGATCGCTCCCGGGAGATCGCGCTGCGTCGCGCGATCGGCCACACGCGAGCCTCCGTCGGGCGGATGGTCGTGGAGGAATCGGTCCTCCTCTCCCTCATCGGTCTCGCGATCGGATTGCCGCTCGCCTTCCTCGCCACCAACGCGCTCAACATCATCCTGCTCCAGCGAGTCAGCGGGCTCCCGGCCGGGTTCTCCTTCGTCTCCTTCGATTTCGGGGTGATCGGGACAGGCGTCGCGATCGTCGTCGCGATAGGCCTCGTCGCCGGCATCGCGCCGGCCGCCCGGGCAATGCAGCTGCCGATCGCCGAGGAGCTGCGCGCGCCATGA
- the mptA gene encoding GTP cyclohydrolase MptA, which yields MKDVHAMAPTRGRYELRQVGITGIRKPIHVIRDGIDHVLSASFSVAVDLPAHRKGSDLSRNAELLAEIVDWTAQKPVESFEAACAKIAEELLVRHQYANDATVSAEAEFFLRKGIAPGRESFEDFTILAETRAHRGADGQVTLTRGIGAEAVGMTACPCAMETCRERLTAEYPLLADPSLKGLPMITHNQRNRTRLLFELPPGIEVDATHLLEAIEHAQSSPTYAILKRGDEAQLVLNAHRNPKFVEDVMRDLLADLPARFPKIPDHVVVRVGTVSEESIHKYNVESSHETTFGELRRPSES from the coding sequence ATGAAGGACGTCCACGCGATGGCGCCGACGCGCGGGCGGTACGAGCTCCGCCAGGTCGGGATCACCGGGATCCGCAAACCGATCCACGTCATCCGCGACGGGATCGACCACGTCCTCAGCGCGAGCTTCAGCGTCGCGGTCGACCTTCCGGCCCACCGCAAGGGATCCGATCTCTCTCGGAACGCGGAGCTCCTGGCGGAGATCGTCGACTGGACCGCGCAGAAGCCCGTGGAGAGCTTCGAGGCCGCGTGCGCCAAGATCGCCGAGGAGCTCCTCGTACGGCACCAATACGCGAACGACGCGACCGTCAGTGCGGAGGCGGAGTTCTTCCTCAGGAAGGGGATCGCTCCGGGGCGAGAGAGCTTCGAGGATTTCACCATCCTCGCCGAGACCCGCGCCCACCGGGGGGCCGACGGCCAGGTGACCCTGACCCGGGGCATCGGCGCCGAGGCCGTCGGGATGACGGCGTGTCCCTGCGCGATGGAGACGTGCCGCGAGCGCCTGACGGCCGAGTACCCGCTGCTGGCGGATCCTTCGCTGAAGGGTCTGCCGATGATCACCCACAACCAGCGCAACCGCACGCGTCTATTGTTCGAGCTCCCACCGGGGATCGAGGTCGATGCCACGCATCTGTTGGAGGCAATCGAGCACGCCCAGTCCTCGCCGACCTACGCGATCCTCAAGCGCGGAGACGAGGCCCAGCTCGTCCTGAACGCCCACCGCAATCCGAAGTTCGTCGAGGACGTGATGCGCGATCTGCTCGCCGATCTCCCCGCCCGGTTTCCCAAGATACCGGACCACGTCGTCGTGCGCGTAGGAACCGTCAGCGAAGAGTCGATCCACAAGTACAACGTCGAATCCTCGCACGAGACGACGTTCGGCGAGCTCCGTCGACCATCGGAGTCGTAG
- a CDS encoding iron-sulfur cluster assembly protein, with protein MSEDVPSPPVAPASTPASAPGASPVVTGQGGLYAEREAKLVAELKKIYDPEIPMNIVDLGLIYGFDWTGDDVVLRMTLTAPGCPVAGILADEIKAAMEKVPDVHSAKVDMIWDPPWTPDRMSDFAKRQFGYA; from the coding sequence ATGTCCGAAGACGTGCCGTCCCCTCCCGTCGCTCCCGCCAGTACACCCGCTTCCGCGCCCGGGGCTTCCCCCGTGGTCACGGGGCAGGGCGGGCTCTACGCGGAACGGGAAGCGAAACTCGTCGCCGAACTCAAGAAGATCTACGACCCGGAGATCCCGATGAACATCGTCGATCTCGGCCTCATCTACGGGTTCGATTGGACGGGCGATGATGTCGTCCTCCGAATGACCCTGACCGCGCCCGGCTGCCCGGTCGCCGGGATCCTCGCCGACGAGATCAAGGCCGCGATGGAGAAAGTGCCCGACGTGCACTCCGCCAAGGTCGATATGATCTGGGATCCCCCCTGGACGCCGGACCGGATGAGCGACTTCGCGAAACGCCAGTTCGGATACGCGTGA
- a CDS encoding DUF1684 domain-containing protein gives MPGIESEWRKAIEEERALKDEFMARHTESPFVAERVPFNPLNYFPVDAKYRLPARLERRATPEEAFLRTNRDGSAVMRYLGDLVFSLEGHRHRLRVYHAGEGVGTSVFVPFRDRTSGKESYGPGRYLVFTLTEDDRYDLDFNAAFNPYCAYTDAYECGFPPAENDLPIAIRAGEKAWLKDANPSSPSGAILEMTRRQLAARARKPAPKTPAKARPRRATTAGRRRTRS, from the coding sequence ATGCCCGGAATCGAGAGCGAGTGGCGCAAGGCTATCGAGGAGGAGCGCGCGCTCAAGGACGAGTTCATGGCCCGTCATACGGAGTCACCGTTCGTGGCCGAACGGGTTCCCTTCAACCCTCTGAACTACTTTCCGGTCGACGCCAAGTACCGCCTGCCGGCGCGGCTCGAGCGCCGAGCGACCCCCGAGGAGGCGTTCCTGCGCACCAACCGCGACGGTTCCGCCGTCATGCGGTACCTGGGGGACCTGGTCTTCTCCCTGGAAGGACACCGCCATCGTCTTCGGGTCTACCACGCGGGGGAGGGAGTAGGGACGAGCGTCTTCGTACCGTTCCGCGACCGCACGAGCGGAAAGGAGTCCTACGGACCGGGACGCTACCTCGTCTTCACCTTGACAGAAGACGACCGCTACGATCTCGATTTCAACGCCGCGTTCAATCCGTACTGTGCGTACACGGACGCCTACGAATGTGGCTTCCCGCCCGCCGAGAACGATCTGCCGATCGCCATCCGGGCCGGGGAGAAGGCCTGGTTGAAAGACGCGAACCCGAGCTCGCCCTCCGGCGCGATCCTCGAGATGACTCGCAGGCAGCTAGCCGCCCGGGCGCGCAAGCCGGCGCCGAAGACGCCGGCCAAGGCCCGACCGCGCCGCGCAACGACGGCGGGCCGGCGCCGTACTCGCTCCTGA
- a CDS encoding MarC family protein — translation MNDLGFLLAVVASTFVVVDPVGTLPFFVGLTSEFSPEDRERILRRAVLIMTGILVAFTLVGRFLFTAYGFGFPAFEIAGGILLFIIAYDMLRGEIGPTKLTHADREDAAQARDEVAVFPIAIPLLAGPGAISTVMIYESSASSDALGISATFIAIVIVGIATYVIFRYGQIILRGLGRVGVMAMTRIFGLLLAAVAIQFVLNGAIAIIPQL, via the coding sequence ATGAACGATCTCGGCTTCCTCCTGGCGGTCGTCGCCAGTACGTTCGTCGTCGTGGACCCGGTCGGAACGCTCCCGTTCTTCGTCGGTCTGACGAGCGAGTTCTCCCCGGAGGACCGAGAGCGGATCCTGCGCCGAGCCGTCCTGATCATGACGGGGATCTTGGTCGCCTTCACCCTGGTCGGTCGGTTCCTGTTCACGGCCTACGGGTTCGGGTTCCCAGCGTTCGAGATCGCCGGCGGGATCCTGTTGTTCATCATCGCCTACGACATGCTGCGGGGGGAGATTGGACCGACCAAGCTCACGCACGCCGATCGGGAGGACGCGGCCCAGGCACGGGACGAGGTCGCGGTCTTCCCCATCGCGATCCCGCTCCTCGCCGGCCCCGGCGCGATCTCGACCGTGATGATCTATGAGTCGAGCGCGTCGAGCGACGCTCTGGGCATCTCGGCGACCTTCATCGCGATCGTGATCGTGGGGATCGCGACGTACGTAATCTTCCGGTACGGCCAGATCATCCTGCGCGGCCTCGGCCGGGTGGGCGTCATGGCGATGACCCGGATCTTCGGCCTGTTGCTCGCGGCGGTCGCGATTCAGTTTGTGCTCAACGGAGCCATCGCCATCATCCCGCAGCTATAG
- a CDS encoding class I SAM-dependent methyltransferase, whose product MERTRTRTRSPNWKALRQSWDEMQALHIPEREARFEAMTEILSVAFPSRFRALDIGCGTGSLSERVLRRCPGARVVAIDHDPVLLAIGRNGLGTVHDRLTWVDADLRAPDWDRSVPRGRFDAAVSTTALHWLKPPELRRFYKGLARRLRPGAIFLNGDSLPADPGSKSRIVRLAGEIRHHRARDRALADARPWSEWWREVSKEPGLGEEWAEHERRYPHAHGNDPASGLNLHWRALVTAGFREVGVLWQDLDNRVLVGVR is encoded by the coding sequence ATGGAACGAACGCGAACTCGGACCCGATCGCCGAACTGGAAGGCCCTGCGGCAGAGCTGGGACGAGATGCAGGCGCTGCACATCCCCGAGCGCGAGGCGCGGTTCGAGGCGATGACCGAGATCCTGTCGGTCGCGTTCCCGTCCCGATTCCGCGCGCTGGACATCGGCTGCGGCACCGGCTCTCTCTCGGAACGGGTCCTCCGACGCTGCCCCGGCGCCCGGGTCGTCGCGATCGACCACGATCCCGTCCTGCTCGCGATCGGTCGGAACGGGCTCGGAACCGTCCACGATCGGTTGACGTGGGTCGATGCGGACCTGCGGGCTCCGGATTGGGACCGATCGGTGCCCCGCGGGCGCTTCGACGCGGCCGTCTCGACGACCGCGCTGCATTGGCTGAAGCCTCCCGAGCTTCGCCGGTTCTACAAGGGACTTGCGCGACGACTTCGACCGGGGGCGATCTTCCTCAACGGGGATAGTCTGCCTGCGGACCCGGGGAGCAAGAGCCGGATCGTTCGCCTCGCCGGGGAGATCCGTCATCACCGGGCTCGCGACCGTGCCCTGGCCGATGCTCGGCCGTGGTCAGAGTGGTGGCGGGAGGTCTCGAAGGAGCCCGGCCTCGGGGAAGAGTGGGCCGAGCACGAGCGTCGATACCCGCACGCGCACGGCAACGACCCCGCCTCGGGATTGAATCTGCACTGGCGCGCGCTGGTCACGGCGGGCTTCCGCGAGGTCGGCGTTCTCTGGCAGGATCTCGATAACCGGGTCCTGGTGGGTGTCCGCTAG
- a CDS encoding VWA-like domain-containing protein codes for MARARRRSGPRAARPSRGPESPVVAPLESTLDLEAARILEGARFHFLMRNPFLGVLALGMPWKESTTVRSIACDGRVLYYRPDFVRTAPPMRLEGHFLHVLLHWALGHPWRGEGRDARKWQSASDLSLVPLFLRSAYDYREVLPLKAPVDLARDRSTEEIYALLPPPEENPPEDAIVADIAECWQEPSGEASSGRDLQERWRDRIVQAAQSMAYTGEGREAAEEILASIGRPQLYWRSELVRFLQRAYAQDYSWIPPNRRYLSVGLILPGTRTRSVGTLAIAIDTSGSIDPASARAFLSEVQGIADLVGGSGRLVVLEADDAVRSVREIRPGVPVPLEFHGRGGTDFRPAFEWASRSGAIRPTGLVYLTDGQGTFPERAPPFPVLWVMPQPVRVPFGAVVALPGL; via the coding sequence ATGGCCCGAGCGCGACGGCGGTCCGGCCCTCGCGCGGCGCGCCCATCTCGTGGGCCGGAGTCGCCGGTCGTCGCACCCCTCGAGTCGACTCTCGATCTCGAAGCCGCGCGGATCCTGGAGGGCGCGCGCTTCCACTTCCTCATGCGCAACCCGTTCCTCGGCGTACTCGCACTCGGAATGCCCTGGAAGGAGTCGACGACGGTGCGCAGCATCGCGTGCGACGGTCGGGTCCTGTACTACCGCCCCGATTTCGTTCGAACGGCGCCCCCGATGCGGCTCGAGGGCCACTTCCTCCACGTGCTGCTGCATTGGGCTCTCGGGCACCCGTGGCGGGGCGAAGGGCGCGACGCGCGCAAGTGGCAGAGCGCGAGCGATCTCTCCCTCGTCCCGCTGTTCCTTCGGAGCGCCTACGACTATCGCGAGGTCCTGCCGCTCAAGGCACCGGTCGATCTCGCACGGGATCGCTCGACCGAAGAGATCTACGCCCTCCTGCCGCCGCCCGAGGAGAACCCGCCGGAGGATGCGATCGTAGCGGACATCGCCGAGTGCTGGCAGGAACCGTCCGGGGAAGCGAGCTCGGGCCGCGATCTCCAGGAGCGCTGGCGCGACCGGATCGTCCAGGCGGCGCAGTCGATGGCCTACACGGGGGAGGGCCGAGAGGCGGCCGAAGAGATCCTCGCATCGATCGGCCGCCCGCAGCTCTACTGGCGATCGGAGCTGGTCCGCTTCCTGCAGCGTGCGTACGCACAAGACTACTCGTGGATCCCGCCGAACCGACGCTATCTTTCGGTCGGGCTCATCCTCCCCGGCACTCGGACCCGGTCCGTGGGCACCCTCGCGATCGCGATCGACACCTCCGGTTCCATCGATCCGGCGAGCGCGCGCGCATTCCTCTCCGAGGTCCAAGGCATCGCGGATCTCGTGGGTGGATCCGGCCGCTTGGTGGTCCTCGAGGCGGACGACGCAGTCCGATCCGTGCGAGAGATCCGACCCGGGGTTCCCGTCCCTCTCGAGTTCCACGGGCGCGGAGGTACGGATTTCCGCCCCGCGTTCGAGTGGGCCTCGCGCTCCGGCGCGATCCGTCCGACCGGGTTGGTGTACCTCACGGATGGGCAGGGCACGTTCCCGGAGCGAGCTCCTCCGTTCCCCGTGCTCTGGGTCATGCCACAACCCGTGCGGGTCCCCTTCGGCGCCGTCGTGGCGCTTCCCGGGCTGTAG
- a CDS encoding MoxR family ATPase → MSDPGSLATALDEAGLSAGEYGGRVTAPELRRVLEAHLEAKWPPIFIWGPPGVGKSSIVRQIAEAGNLRVIDLRMLLMDPVDLRGLPVPYRGKVRWAPPEFLPSGGKGILFLDELNAAPPLVQASVYQLVLDRKVGEYSLPPGWYVVAAGNRESDQSIAHAMPSALLSRFEHLELVPDLESWKSWAFGAGIDPSVIAFLEFRPTLLSQSPGSSKAYPCPRTWEMVSRVLALDLGDREMRAAIEGCVGAGPATEFDLFRKSLNARPSLEKIIAGADLIPPDPATGYAVVTGLVARYAREKGRVPRMIEYAQALGKNGLRELEVLLIRDLVRANPSAAQLPAFRAWAAQNVEALG, encoded by the coding sequence GTGAGCGACCCGGGTTCGCTCGCCACCGCACTCGACGAGGCCGGGCTCTCCGCGGGAGAGTACGGGGGTCGAGTCACGGCTCCGGAGCTGCGTCGCGTGCTCGAAGCGCATCTGGAGGCGAAGTGGCCGCCGATCTTCATCTGGGGGCCCCCCGGCGTCGGCAAGAGTTCGATCGTCCGCCAGATCGCGGAGGCCGGGAACCTACGGGTCATCGATCTGAGGATGCTCCTGATGGATCCGGTCGATCTTCGCGGGCTCCCGGTGCCGTATCGGGGGAAGGTCCGCTGGGCGCCCCCGGAGTTCCTGCCGTCGGGCGGCAAGGGGATCCTGTTCCTGGACGAGCTCAATGCGGCTCCTCCGCTCGTACAAGCATCCGTCTACCAGCTCGTTCTCGACCGCAAGGTGGGGGAGTACTCCCTTCCTCCGGGTTGGTACGTGGTCGCGGCCGGGAACCGGGAGAGCGACCAGTCGATCGCTCACGCGATGCCCTCCGCGCTGCTCTCCCGGTTCGAACACCTCGAACTCGTCCCCGACCTCGAGAGCTGGAAGAGCTGGGCGTTCGGCGCCGGGATCGATCCGTCCGTCATCGCATTCCTGGAGTTCCGGCCCACGCTTCTCTCCCAGTCACCGGGGAGCTCGAAGGCGTACCCCTGCCCACGCACCTGGGAGATGGTCAGCCGGGTCCTCGCGCTCGATCTCGGAGACCGGGAGATGCGAGCGGCGATCGAGGGATGCGTCGGAGCGGGCCCCGCGACCGAGTTCGATCTCTTCCGCAAGTCGCTCAACGCGCGGCCGAGTCTCGAGAAGATCATCGCCGGGGCCGACCTGATCCCGCCGGACCCTGCGACGGGCTACGCGGTCGTCACCGGGCTCGTGGCTCGCTACGCGCGCGAGAAGGGCCGGGTGCCGCGCATGATTGAATACGCGCAAGCGCTCGGCAAGAACGGTCTCCGCGAGCTCGAGGTACTGCTCATACGGGACCTGGTGCGCGCGAACCCCTCCGCCGCCCAGCTGCCGGCGTTCCGCGCGTGGGCGGCGCAGAACGTCGAGGCGCTGGGCTGA